In the genome of uncultured Campylobacter sp., one region contains:
- the hyfE gene encoding hydrogenase 4 membrane subunit, with product MNSIDILAICMIVTSLAVFGLRNLKLSIGIYAIQTLLLVSIFFMLYSNFNAPQLRIWAIVAFFTKVIFVPGILFWLVKKLDVISEDEPVGGFFVSPVIAMGFSLAIAMTINPILLKFSLIQERIVLIAAVTVFMMGIFGFMLRNSFIKQILAYCLFENGIHLSLALMAYNSHELVELGILTDAIFAVIIMSVLAVRFYKAYDGLDTSKASNLRG from the coding sequence ATGAATAGTATCGATATTTTAGCAATTTGTATGATCGTAACGTCACTTGCGGTATTCGGACTTAGAAATTTAAAGCTTTCGATCGGAATTTACGCGATTCAGACGCTACTTTTGGTAAGCATATTTTTTATGCTGTATTCTAACTTCAATGCGCCGCAACTTAGAATTTGGGCGATAGTGGCGTTTTTTACGAAGGTTATTTTCGTGCCGGGAATTTTATTTTGGCTAGTTAAAAAGCTGGATGTTATCAGCGAGGATGAGCCGGTAGGCGGCTTTTTCGTAAGCCCCGTTATTGCGATGGGATTTTCGCTAGCGATTGCGATGACAATCAATCCGATCTTGCTTAAATTCTCTCTTATTCAAGAAAGAATCGTTCTAATAGCGGCGGTAACCGTATTTATGATGGGAATTTTTGGCTTCATGCTAAGAAATTCTTTCATCAAGCAAATTCTAGCCTACTGCCTATTTGAAAACGGCATCCACCTAAGCCTTGCGCTTATGGCTTACAACTCTCACGAGCTCGTTGAGCTTGGAATTTTAACCGACGCGATCTTTGCGGTTATCATTATGAGCGTTTTGGCGGTTAGATTTTACAAAGCCTATGACGGACTTGATACGTCTAAAGCTTCGAATTTAAGGGGTTAA
- a CDS encoding NADH-quinone oxidoreductase subunit B family protein: MSLYQVPENIKNANDLTAKLELLKNIKRSFSVYRIDCGSCNGCEIEIFASITPMWDPERFGFKLVANPRHADILVCTGPVTRQMYYPLLRAYEAAPDPKIVVALGACGSTGGIFHDAYSVWSGIDKIVPVDVYIPGCPPHPASIIYGLGMALGIIDQKLQKKSYEQDSTLPPPVKSSVIGDILFERDLQAEAKRLMSYIFGRVLFAKYMDAIKTSSDVHDPKASREALLNAIHTEEDPRYAECMALLHNDVYLKYARATEEFKIDPQKEVWSKR, translated from the coding sequence ATGAGTTTGTATCAAGTCCCCGAAAATATTAAAAACGCAAACGATCTAACCGCAAAATTGGAGCTTTTGAAAAATATCAAACGAAGCTTCAGCGTTTATCGTATCGACTGCGGAAGTTGCAACGGCTGTGAAATCGAAATTTTTGCTTCTATCACGCCGATGTGGGATCCGGAGCGCTTTGGTTTTAAACTCGTAGCCAACCCTCGCCACGCAGATATCTTAGTCTGCACCGGTCCGGTTACTCGCCAGATGTATTATCCGTTACTTCGCGCTTATGAGGCTGCACCTGATCCAAAGATCGTAGTAGCTCTCGGAGCCTGCGGAAGTACTGGCGGAATTTTTCACGACGCATATAGCGTATGGAGCGGCATCGATAAGATTGTACCGGTAGATGTTTATATCCCCGGCTGCCCTCCGCATCCTGCTAGCATCATCTATGGTCTTGGCATGGCGCTTGGCATCATCGATCAAAAGCTTCAAAAGAAGAGCTACGAGCAAGATAGCACTCTTCCGCCACCGGTTAAGAGTTCAGTTATCGGCGATATTTTATTCGAGCGTGATCTGCAAGCTGAAGCCAAGAGGCTGATGAGCTATATTTTCGGAAGAGTTTTATTTGCAAAATATATGGATGCGATCAAAACCTCATCTGACGTTCACGATCCAAAAGCTTCTCGCGAGGCTCTACTTAACGCTATCCATACCGAAGAGGATCCTAGATACGCGGAGTGCATGGCGCTATTACACAACGACGTATATCTAAAATACGCCCGCGCTACGGAGGAATTTAAAATCGATCCGCAAAAAGAGGTCTGGAGCAAACGATGA
- a CDS encoding 4Fe-4S dicluster domain-containing protein, translating to MKQHKFVICDYKRCIGCTTCMAACYSSAYERGKLAKSRLTVLRQAYGVMPTQCRQCDDGPCANVCPTGALRFDNNYIELHEEICIGCKMCTLACPYGAISSNAELMPSVNYAVEPKYYLEIESQAGAKSTAIKCDLCNGRENGPACVEVCPTSAIIMIDPKEGKHKLGFAIDYDAANAFAKDVLNGEISCVAKKEGGAK from the coding sequence ATGAAACAACATAAATTTGTAATCTGCGATTACAAACGATGTATCGGTTGCACGACGTGCATGGCAGCCTGTTACTCAAGTGCCTACGAGCGCGGTAAGCTTGCTAAATCGCGACTTACCGTGCTTAGACAGGCTTACGGCGTTATGCCTACGCAGTGCAGGCAGTGCGATGACGGACCATGCGCAAACGTCTGTCCTACCGGTGCGCTTCGCTTCGATAATAACTATATCGAATTGCACGAAGAAATTTGCATCGGATGCAAGATGTGTACGCTCGCCTGTCCTTATGGCGCGATCAGCTCGAATGCCGAGCTTATGCCGTCAGTAAATTATGCGGTCGAGCCGAAGTATTATCTAGAGATCGAAAGCCAGGCGGGCGCCAAAAGCACCGCCATCAAATGCGATCTATGCAACGGACGCGAGAACGGTCCTGCATGCGTCGAGGTTTGCCCAACCAGCGCTATCATTATGATAGATCCTAAAGAAGGTAAGCATAAATTGGGCTTTGCGATAGACTACGATGCGGCTAATGCTTTTGCAAAAGACGTGTTAAACGGCGAAATCAGTTGCGTCGCCAAAAAAGAAGGAGGCGCAAAATGA
- a CDS encoding formate hydrogenlyase complex iron-sulfur subunit, with the protein MMKLFDITEKYGKATYAYPFEPYIVPENFRGQPEYTYELCIGCAACGIACPSNAIELKMNEAQTKLIWEFDCGRCIFCGRCDEVCPTGAVRLGNSFELAVKFDKSALIQHGELEMEKCSCCGKPMTPKRLINYTLEKLSTANLLPGRLEEAKKYLYICPECKKAQAVERVTKGIEEAIK; encoded by the coding sequence ATGATGAAATTATTCGACATTACCGAAAAATATGGTAAGGCGACCTATGCTTATCCGTTTGAGCCATACATTGTGCCCGAGAATTTTCGCGGGCAGCCTGAATACACCTATGAGCTTTGCATAGGTTGTGCTGCGTGCGGAATCGCCTGCCCATCCAATGCGATTGAGCTTAAGATGAACGAAGCCCAAACCAAACTTATTTGGGAATTTGATTGCGGACGCTGCATATTTTGTGGTCGCTGTGACGAGGTATGCCCTACGGGAGCGGTAAGGCTAGGCAATAGCTTTGAGCTAGCGGTAAAATTTGATAAAAGCGCACTTATCCAACACGGCGAGCTTGAGATGGAAAAATGCAGCTGCTGCGGCAAGCCGATGACCCCAAAAAGGCTCATCAACTACACGCTAGAAAAGCTAAGTACGGCAAATTTGCTCCCAGGCAGATTAGAAGAAGCTAAAAAGTACCTCTATATCTGTCCTGAATGCAAAAAAGCTCAAGCGGTCGAAAGAGTGACCAAAGGTATAGAGGAGGCAATAAAATGA
- a CDS encoding formate hydrogenlyase maturation HycH family protein gives MIEVFKLTKRHMDENENLPKELKDIKVFSTCVGHGVGTIDFSEKVLEIDDEEFKRIIENSGDYVKFKIGNLSKYFEIEIFAEHAAKLIPQLCECELKDLLKNMREGYFVLRKDF, from the coding sequence ATGATTGAGGTTTTTAAGCTTACAAAGCGGCATATGGACGAAAACGAAAATTTACCTAAAGAGCTAAAGGATATCAAGGTTTTTTCCACCTGCGTCGGTCACGGCGTAGGTACGATAGATTTTAGCGAAAAGGTACTTGAGATAGATGATGAAGAATTTAAACGCATCATCGAAAACTCGGGCGACTACGTTAAATTTAAGATCGGTAACCTAAGCAAGTATTTCGAGATTGAAATTTTTGCCGAGCACGCAGCTAAGCTAATCCCTCAGCTTTGCGAATGTGAGCTTAAAGATCTGCTAAAAAATATGCGCGAAGGATACTTCGTGCTAAGGAAGGATTTTTGA
- a CDS encoding NADH-quinone oxidoreductase subunit H → MQTIQTIFLMIFQVAVIVLVAPLFDGMARKLRAKLQSKQGSDFFQTYRDIIKLFKRGRTVPACSHWVFRWAPFFLFATSAAILAAIPITYSKDTLFGAYSDIFVILYLGALLRFVFGAASLDSGNPFAATGGGREQMLAVFVEPVMIMCLIVVMMAAGTSNLVEIQQMVRSGQIGYQIPSFAVASIAFLWCMYVETGRKPFDLAEAEQELQEGLLGEYAGSDLGLVQAALILKQFAMIGLFLTIFEPWNFSNPLLAIIIFVLKTGVFYVAAVFIDNFGPRFRMTSSMRKISCGALAIAFAALTLYVVGF, encoded by the coding sequence ATGCAGACTATACAAACTATATTTTTAATGATATTTCAAGTCGCGGTTATCGTCCTAGTCGCTCCACTTTTCGACGGTATGGCGAGAAAACTTCGAGCCAAGCTTCAGTCGAAACAAGGAAGCGATTTTTTCCAGACTTACCGCGATATTATTAAGCTTTTTAAGCGCGGCAGAACCGTTCCTGCGTGCAGCCACTGGGTATTTAGGTGGGCGCCGTTTTTCCTTTTCGCTACTTCGGCAGCGATTTTGGCGGCTATTCCTATTACATACAGCAAAGATACTCTTTTCGGAGCGTATTCGGATATTTTCGTTATCCTATATCTAGGCGCGCTTTTGCGCTTCGTATTCGGTGCGGCATCGCTAGATAGCGGTAACCCTTTTGCGGCAACCGGCGGTGGACGCGAGCAGATGCTTGCCGTTTTTGTCGAACCTGTGATGATAATGTGCCTAATCGTAGTAATGATGGCTGCGGGAACTTCAAATTTAGTTGAGATCCAGCAGATGGTACGCAGCGGTCAGATCGGCTATCAAATTCCAAGCTTTGCCGTCGCTTCGATTGCGTTTTTATGGTGTATGTATGTCGAGACCGGCAGAAAGCCATTTGATCTTGCCGAAGCCGAGCAAGAACTTCAGGAAGGTCTACTTGGCGAATACGCAGGCAGCGATCTCGGCTTAGTGCAAGCGGCGCTTATTTTGAAGCAATTTGCGATGATCGGATTATTCCTAACGATATTTGAGCCGTGGAATTTTAGCAATCCGCTTTTAGCGATCATAATCTTTGTGCTAAAAACCGGCGTATTTTACGTAGCAGCCGTTTTCATCGACAACTTTGGACCGCGCTTTAGAATGACTTCGAGCATGCGCAAAATTTCATGCGGCGCTCTTGCCATTGCTTTTGCGGCATTAACGCTTTACGTAGTAGGATTTTAA
- a CDS encoding hydrogenase large subunit: MRGDKFIEILKTKVKVLEVTRQAEDQITVLVDRNDLPLAVKTLYYDIGGFISTMIPNDERELNGNFALYYAISMEGGKMTEAEDFAAEDKCFITVRTLIPGSDPTFPSVTPLVPACVWYEREAFDMFGLIAEGLPDKRRLVLSDDWPDGLHPLRKDAMDYRYRPDPVDHKDEPNAEFLFPSGDGVVDVPLGPLHVTSDEPGHFRLFCDGDEIIDADYRLFYQHRGMEKLAENRMNYDQMGYLAERVCGICGYAHAIACIEAAEKAIKLEIPLRAQAIRVICLEIERLHSHLLNIGLACEVTGNYNAFMHIFRVREYSMELAQLVTGGRKTYGNVIMGGLRRDMTDNEIRKSIEIINKLDVQISEIWDAVMEDKRQIGRWKGVGVLDRKVARDFSPVGPNMRASGFKRDNRYDHPYDFFNKIEFEVAVEHGGDVFSREVVRYKELKQSIHIIRQCLHQMPQTPIMIDPQTMIRPENYALGHDEAPRGENVHWIMQGNAQKVYRWRCRAATYNNWPSLRFQFRGNNISDAALIVCSMDPCYSCTERVTLVDINSGKSKILTEKDLKKFCQDGKVSKKDLR, from the coding sequence ATGAGAGGCGATAAATTTATAGAAATTTTAAAGACCAAAGTCAAGGTCTTAGAAGTTACCCGCCAAGCCGAGGATCAAATCACCGTTTTAGTGGATAGAAATGATCTGCCGCTTGCGGTTAAGACGCTATATTATGACATCGGCGGTTTTATCAGCACGATGATCCCTAACGATGAGCGCGAGCTAAACGGAAATTTCGCGCTTTACTATGCGATATCTATGGAAGGTGGTAAAATGACCGAAGCGGAGGATTTTGCCGCAGAGGATAAATGCTTCATCACCGTTAGGACGCTAATTCCCGGATCGGATCCTACGTTCCCGTCGGTTACTCCTTTAGTGCCTGCTTGCGTATGGTACGAAAGAGAAGCCTTCGATATGTTTGGTTTAATCGCTGAGGGCTTGCCTGATAAACGCCGTTTAGTGCTAAGCGACGATTGGCCGGATGGGCTTCATCCACTTCGCAAAGACGCGATGGACTACCGCTATAGGCCCGATCCTGTAGATCATAAAGACGAGCCTAATGCAGAGTTTTTATTTCCTAGCGGTGATGGCGTAGTGGATGTTCCGCTTGGACCTCTTCACGTAACAAGCGATGAGCCGGGACACTTCAGACTATTTTGCGACGGCGATGAGATTATAGATGCAGACTACCGCTTATTTTATCAACACCGTGGTATGGAGAAACTAGCTGAAAACCGAATGAATTACGATCAGATGGGCTACCTTGCAGAGCGTGTCTGCGGAATTTGCGGCTACGCTCACGCGATTGCGTGTATTGAAGCGGCAGAGAAAGCCATCAAGCTTGAAATTCCGCTTCGTGCGCAAGCCATCCGCGTCATCTGCCTTGAGATCGAGCGCCTTCACAGCCATCTTTTAAATATCGGTCTAGCCTGCGAGGTAACAGGTAACTACAACGCCTTCATGCATATCTTTAGGGTGCGCGAGTATTCTATGGAGCTAGCTCAGCTCGTAACCGGCGGCCGTAAGACCTACGGCAATGTAATTATGGGCGGACTTCGCCGCGATATGACCGACAATGAAATTCGCAAGAGCATCGAGATCATCAACAAGCTCGACGTTCAAATTTCTGAAATTTGGGACGCCGTTATGGAGGATAAACGCCAAATCGGTCGCTGGAAAGGTGTGGGCGTATTAGATCGCAAAGTGGCGCGTGATTTTAGCCCGGTAGGTCCAAATATGAGAGCTTCCGGTTTTAAACGCGACAACCGCTACGATCACCCTTATGATTTCTTCAATAAGATAGAATTCGAAGTAGCCGTAGAGCACGGTGGCGATGTATTCAGTCGCGAAGTCGTAAGATATAAAGAGCTTAAACAATCGATCCACATCATCAGGCAGTGCTTGCATCAAATGCCGCAAACTCCGATAATGATCGATCCACAGACTATGATCAGACCGGAAAACTACGCTTTAGGTCACGACGAAGCGCCGCGAGGCGAAAACGTCCACTGGATCATGCAAGGAAACGCACAGAAAGTTTATCGCTGGAGATGTCGCGCCGCTACGTATAATAACTGGCCGAGCTTACGATTTCAATTCCGCGGAAATAACATCTCCGATGCGGCGCTAATCGTATGCTCGATGGATCCGTGCTACTCATGCACCGAGCGCGTAACTTTAGTCGATATTAATAGCGGAAAGAGTAAAATTCTAACCGAAAAAGACCTTAAGAAATTTTGCCAAGACGGCAAGGTTAGCAAAAAGGATTTAAGATGA
- a CDS encoding proton-conducting transporter membrane subunit codes for MISVYTLFIVSAVISILLYCAPKTAVKVGFGLGAISCFYAMCHFVANMGISDSFVLGGTFLYAPKFALSPLGNFFSFVVVFIGFASSVYGMSYAEEYIGKANIGVFACLFNTFILSMLLVISADNVFCFAVLWELMTLISSFLIIVNDGKGTLKAVMVYLGIAQIGAFCITCGLLIIANYAGSFEFAEWGKVNMPMGASVAAFILFLVGFGSKAGMWPFHVWLPQAHPAAPSNVSALMSGVMIKVALFTLVKFTLFLPLSIYFGLAVLILGAASSLFGVLYALCQHDFKALLAYHSVENIGIILLGLGTGIYGVAAGNVTLAAVGFLAGCYHVVNHAIFKGLLFLCAGSVIHATHTQNMDVLGGLAKKMPLTAVGMFIGIMGIAALPPVNGFVSEWFTYQGMLQGAKESGIFIRYAFSLAVVALALTGVLVGMHLKLYAVIFAGTPRDEKIWENAKESPLGMVLGMIILMIGCVGFGVGAHFIVDYIMQAVNSITSNSGYVASLGASSITSPLGSIVSTPLIAVILCSTMLLPFIILAVMKANRDKPRETDPWACGFKYSPRMQMTGGPFTGDLRKIMDWLFRGHKRRIEQNGYFGPIEYHNHPQDIWWTMIYQPVIDWSKKIADKIGIIQSGYANLYTLYILIYLCAILGVGYFLI; via the coding sequence ATGATAAGCGTCTATACTTTATTTATCGTCAGTGCAGTAATTAGTATCCTTTTATACTGCGCTCCAAAAACTGCCGTTAAGGTGGGATTTGGATTAGGTGCTATCAGCTGTTTTTATGCGATGTGTCATTTCGTAGCCAATATGGGCATAAGCGATAGCTTCGTTTTGGGCGGTACTTTCTTATATGCGCCAAAATTTGCTTTAAGCCCGCTTGGAAATTTCTTCAGCTTCGTAGTCGTTTTTATAGGCTTTGCAAGCAGCGTTTACGGTATGAGCTACGCCGAGGAATATATCGGAAAGGCAAATATCGGCGTTTTTGCATGTTTATTTAATACCTTCATCTTATCTATGCTTTTAGTTATCAGTGCAGATAATGTATTTTGCTTCGCTGTTTTATGGGAGCTTATGACGCTAATCTCGTCATTTCTAATCATAGTAAACGATGGCAAAGGCACGCTCAAAGCCGTTATGGTATATCTAGGTATAGCGCAGATCGGTGCATTTTGTATCACCTGTGGCTTACTTATCATTGCAAACTACGCAGGCAGCTTCGAATTTGCGGAGTGGGGAAAAGTAAATATGCCGATGGGCGCTTCTGTAGCAGCATTCATCTTGTTTTTGGTCGGCTTCGGCTCAAAAGCGGGAATGTGGCCTTTTCACGTTTGGCTACCGCAAGCTCACCCTGCGGCTCCATCGAATGTCTCTGCACTGATGAGCGGCGTTATGATTAAAGTAGCGCTCTTTACGCTTGTTAAATTTACGTTATTTTTGCCGCTAAGCATCTATTTTGGACTTGCAGTTTTGATCCTAGGAGCAGCCAGCTCGCTTTTCGGCGTTTTATACGCGTTGTGCCAGCACGACTTCAAAGCGCTTCTTGCGTACCACTCGGTTGAAAATATCGGCATTATCTTGCTGGGTCTTGGCACCGGAATTTACGGCGTCGCAGCAGGCAATGTAACGCTAGCTGCAGTCGGATTTTTAGCAGGCTGCTACCACGTAGTAAACCACGCAATATTCAAAGGCCTTTTATTCTTATGCGCAGGCTCAGTAATCCACGCTACTCATACGCAGAATATGGACGTGCTAGGAGGGCTAGCTAAAAAAATGCCTCTAACTGCCGTCGGTATGTTTATCGGTATCATGGGTATCGCAGCGCTTCCTCCGGTAAACGGTTTCGTCTCAGAATGGTTTACCTATCAAGGAATGCTTCAAGGTGCCAAGGAAAGCGGAATTTTCATTAGATATGCCTTCTCTTTAGCGGTGGTCGCTCTTGCACTCACCGGCGTTTTGGTCGGTATGCACCTTAAGCTTTATGCGGTAATCTTCGCAGGAACCCCAAGAGATGAAAAAATTTGGGAAAATGCAAAAGAAAGCCCATTAGGAATGGTTTTAGGAATGATCATTTTGATGATAGGCTGCGTGGGATTTGGCGTAGGCGCACACTTCATAGTTGATTACATAATGCAGGCAGTAAATTCTATCACTTCCAATAGCGGGTATGTCGCAAGCCTAGGCGCTTCGTCAATCACTTCGCCTTTGGGAAGTATCGTTTCAACTCCTCTTATTGCAGTGATTTTGTGTTCTACAATGCTGCTTCCGTTTATCATCCTAGCGGTTATGAAAGCAAATCGTGACAAACCTCGCGAGACAGATCCTTGGGCGTGCGGCTTTAAATATAGCCCTCGCATGCAGATGACCGGCGGTCCTTTTACCGGCGATTTAAGAAAGATTATGGACTGGTTATTTAGAGGTCATAAACGCAGAATAGAGCAAAACGGCTACTTCGGACCGATCGAGTATCACAACCACCCACAAGACATTTGGTGGACGATGATTTATCAACCGGTAATCGATTGGAGTAAGAAGATCGCCGATAAGATAGGAATTATTCAAAGCGGCTATGCAAATTTATATACGCTTTACATCCTAATCTATCTTTGCGCGATACTGGGCGTCGGATATTTCTTGATCTAG
- a CDS encoding hydrogenase 4 subunit F — MNSLAFILIFPLLGALILFLCPKNFKLLSTLHVLISGVTSAGLLCNVGKLLSGNAEAFYAYDKFLFLDSLGCVFLVLIAVTGFLVNLYSTTYMKWEIQGGHLDLSDLRKYYSLCHVFVFTMTLSVICNNVAFMWAAVEATTLASVFLVAIHKDKKSTESGYKYIVICSIGLAFALYATVLLYAATFKITGDGEASMLWTSIMDNAKNLNGDAAKLIFIFALIGFGTKAGLAPTHTWLPDVHAEGPAPISALLSGVLLKCAMLAIFRYYAITAQAVGFDFVQSVMLISGTVTLFIAGIFLVRQHDVKRMFAYHSVVHMGVIAFALGIGGYFGLLAAIFHCLAHSFTKALAFCSTGNIARIYGHKDMSRMGGMVKIAPLTTIMFGAAVCSLVGVPAFAIFVSEFNVFKGAIASGQYIAVALFAIALVIIFIADFAHFNLASFGTPKGEVVYAKEMSLFENLPLILLCALVIIFGVWHVGDFWMLVENGVRIMMRG, encoded by the coding sequence ATGAATAGTTTAGCTTTTATATTAATTTTTCCGTTGCTCGGAGCGCTGATATTATTCTTATGCCCTAAGAATTTCAAGCTCCTAAGCACGTTACACGTTTTGATTTCTGGGGTTACATCCGCAGGGCTACTCTGTAACGTAGGCAAGCTTCTAAGCGGCAATGCCGAGGCCTTTTACGCATACGATAAATTCCTATTCCTAGATAGCCTAGGCTGCGTATTTTTAGTGCTAATCGCCGTAACGGGCTTTTTGGTAAATTTATACTCCACCACCTATATGAAATGGGAGATACAGGGCGGTCATTTGGATCTTAGCGATCTTAGAAAATACTACTCGCTCTGCCACGTTTTCGTTTTTACGATGACGCTTAGCGTTATATGCAACAACGTCGCGTTTATGTGGGCTGCAGTAGAGGCCACTACGTTAGCGTCGGTATTTTTGGTCGCTATTCATAAAGATAAAAAATCCACTGAGAGCGGTTACAAATATATCGTTATCTGCTCGATTGGTTTAGCATTCGCGCTTTATGCGACCGTTTTACTATATGCGGCTACATTCAAAATCACAGGCGACGGCGAGGCTTCGATGCTTTGGACGAGCATTATGGATAATGCCAAAAATTTAAACGGCGATGCTGCTAAGCTTATCTTTATATTTGCTCTAATTGGCTTTGGAACCAAAGCAGGACTTGCTCCTACTCACACTTGGCTTCCTGATGTTCACGCAGAAGGTCCGGCTCCTATTTCGGCACTACTTTCGGGCGTACTTTTAAAATGTGCGATGCTAGCGATATTTAGATATTACGCTATTACAGCTCAAGCTGTAGGCTTTGACTTCGTTCAATCCGTGATGTTAATTTCCGGTACGGTCACGCTATTTATAGCAGGAATTTTCCTCGTTCGTCAGCACGATGTAAAAAGGATGTTTGCTTACCACTCGGTCGTTCATATGGGTGTTATTGCATTTGCGCTAGGCATCGGCGGATATTTTGGCTTGCTTGCCGCGATCTTTCACTGCTTAGCTCACAGCTTTACTAAGGCTCTTGCATTCTGCTCTACCGGTAATATCGCTAGAATTTACGGTCACAAAGATATGTCTAGAATGGGCGGTATGGTAAAAATCGCTCCGCTTACTACGATAATGTTTGGCGCTGCGGTTTGCTCGCTCGTAGGTGTTCCTGCGTTTGCGATCTTTGTAAGCGAATTTAACGTTTTTAAAGGCGCGATAGCCAGTGGTCAATACATAGCCGTAGCATTATTTGCGATCGCGCTCGTAATTATTTTCATCGCGGACTTCGCACACTTTAATCTTGCGAGCTTCGGTACGCCTAAAGGTGAAGTGGTTTATGCTAAAGAGATGAGCTTGTTTGAAAATTTACCGCTAATCTTGCTTTGCGCTTTAGTGATAATTTTCGGCGTATGGCACGTAGGTGATTTTTGGATGCTCGTCGAAAACGGCGTTAGAATAATGATGAGAGGTTAA
- a CDS encoding hydrogenase 3 maturation endopeptidase HyCI has translation MRKALLCIGNPLRGDDDVGNETGRIVEANLKDWRVFYGQDVPENEFAALREFAPEILIVVDAMSGFDEDKIEFFDLSNDRDYIYSTHNLPTPVLLSYLRKICPKTLFLGISVLLENVLDFKEGLSESAKKSAQKAYERILEIDSNLNEEE, from the coding sequence ATGCGAAAGGCGTTGCTTTGTATCGGCAATCCCCTTCGCGGCGACGACGACGTGGGCAATGAAACAGGGCGAATAGTCGAGGCGAACTTAAAAGACTGGCGCGTTTTTTATGGGCAGGATGTGCCCGAAAACGAATTTGCAGCACTTAGGGAATTCGCCCCTGAAATTCTAATCGTAGTAGATGCGATGAGCGGCTTTGATGAGGATAAGATAGAATTTTTCGACCTCAGCAATGATCGCGACTATATCTACTCGACGCACAACCTACCTACGCCTGTGCTTCTAAGCTATCTGCGCAAAATTTGCCCAAAGACGCTGTTTTTGGGTATAAGCGTGCTGCTTGAAAACGTGCTCGACTTTAAAGAGGGCCTAAGCGAGAGCGCAAAAAAAAGTGCGCAAAAAGCTTATGAGCGTATCTTAGAAATTGATTCAAATTTAAATGAGGAGGAGTAA